From the Terriglobia bacterium genome, one window contains:
- a CDS encoding ABC transporter permease, with amino-acid sequence MKAHDVVELAARNLRESVLRNSLTTIGIAVGVASLVAMLSLGIGLQQLANRRLTRSGLFNTVIVMPRDLDRGPSRRAQTNAPARPLDDAAISDIRRVAHVAEVTPEMRFMAEARYGDKSRFIMVAALPPSARDREAFDGMTGKFFSSPDSEEVILESEFAKELAPDPKSLLGKDIVLQYAARGGTPNTASSATPQNSDNEEASTVGELIASGFSVTRREMALRVVGITEHEPTVGFGGMGRSRVFVPTAVAAKMNVMLGSDLREMVRTSYRGRAYMALSVRIDTPSQVQPAEDAIKNMGFSTFSLLDATRSLRRFFTILDMFLGIFGSLALAVALLGIVNTLVMAILERRREIGIMKAIGAGDADIKMLFFAEAGVMGFCGGLVGVTLGWAIGRAINIGTNIYLKRMDMTPETFWLVPWWLVAAALAFAVIVSLGSGLYPASRAAKLDPVQALRYE; translated from the coding sequence GCGGTGGGCGTGGCCTCGCTTGTCGCCATGCTCTCGCTCGGCATCGGGCTTCAGCAGCTCGCCAATCGGCGGCTCACGCGCTCCGGGCTGTTCAACACCGTCATCGTCATGCCGCGCGATTTGGACCGCGGGCCGTCGCGCCGCGCCCAGACGAACGCGCCCGCGCGCCCGCTCGATGACGCCGCGATCTCCGACATCCGGCGCGTGGCGCACGTCGCAGAAGTCACGCCCGAAATGCGCTTCATGGCCGAAGCGCGCTACGGCGACAAGAGCAGGTTCATCATGGTCGCCGCGCTTCCGCCGTCGGCTCGCGATCGCGAAGCCTTCGACGGCATGACCGGCAAGTTCTTCTCTTCGCCGGATTCGGAGGAAGTGATTCTCGAATCCGAGTTTGCCAAGGAGCTGGCGCCCGATCCCAAATCGCTCCTCGGCAAGGACATAGTGCTGCAATACGCCGCGCGCGGAGGCACGCCGAATACCGCAAGTTCGGCCACGCCGCAGAACAGCGACAACGAGGAAGCGAGCACCGTCGGCGAGCTGATCGCTTCGGGATTCTCCGTCACGCGCCGCGAGATGGCGCTGCGCGTGGTCGGCATCACCGAGCACGAGCCGACTGTGGGTTTCGGCGGCATGGGGCGCTCGCGCGTGTTTGTGCCGACCGCGGTAGCTGCGAAGATGAACGTCATGCTCGGCAGCGACCTGCGCGAGATGGTGCGCACCTCCTATCGCGGGCGCGCGTACATGGCGCTCTCCGTGCGGATTGATACGCCGTCGCAGGTGCAGCCCGCGGAAGACGCCATCAAGAACATGGGCTTCTCCACCTTCTCGCTGCTGGACGCCACGCGCAGCCTGCGCCGCTTCTTCACCATCCTCGACATGTTCCTTGGCATCTTCGGCAGCTTAGCGCTGGCGGTAGCGCTGCTCGGGATCGTGAACACGCTGGTCATGGCAATCCTGGAACGCCGGCGCGAGATCGGCATCATGAAAGCCATTGGCGCGGGCGACGCGGATATCAAAATGCTTTTCTTCGCCGAGGCCGGCGTCATGGGGTTCTGTGGCGGCTTGGTCGGCGTGACCCTCGGCTGGGCCATCGGGCGCGCCATCAATATCGGCACCAACATCTACCTCAAGCGCATGGACATGACGCCCGAGACGTTTTGGCTGGTGCCGTGGTGGCTGGTGGCGGCGGCGCTGGCGTTCGCTGTGATCGTAAGCCTTGGCTCGGGTCTCTATCCCGCGTCGCGAGCCGCGAAGCTCGATCCGGTGCAGGCGCTGCGCTACGAATAA